A single Curtobacterium sp. MCSS17_015 DNA region contains:
- a CDS encoding helix-turn-helix domain-containing protein produces the protein MPTELTDADPATAAPLEPADPGADRVVDEQARRVGAHVRTLRRAARMTLVQLAERTGLSHPFLSQVERGHSRASMVSLEKIAGALDTTQVALLAAGAPSRQEPDDRRPEVLRSGEGARGPFSSGEARLLVHAGPHAFEPLEWKGDNTEPGEYFEHHEDEFVTVLAGDVLLDLRGQDVLRLGPGDSAYYRGGTGHRWCSADGSAFHMIVVKETPRSGAGA, from the coding sequence ATGCCCACCGAACTCACCGACGCCGACCCGGCCACCGCCGCTCCGCTCGAGCCCGCCGATCCCGGCGCCGACCGCGTCGTCGACGAGCAGGCCCGTCGGGTCGGCGCGCACGTCCGGACGCTCCGCCGGGCAGCACGGATGACGCTCGTGCAGCTGGCCGAGCGCACCGGGCTGTCACACCCCTTCCTGAGCCAGGTCGAGCGTGGACACTCCCGCGCGAGCATGGTGTCGCTCGAGAAGATCGCCGGCGCGCTCGACACCACGCAGGTCGCCCTCCTCGCCGCCGGGGCGCCGTCCCGTCAGGAGCCCGACGACCGACGCCCCGAGGTGCTGCGCTCCGGCGAGGGTGCCCGCGGGCCGTTCTCCAGTGGCGAGGCCCGGCTGCTCGTGCACGCCGGGCCGCACGCCTTCGAACCGCTCGAGTGGAAGGGCGACAACACCGAACCCGGCGAGTACTTCGAGCACCACGAGGACGAGTTCGTCACCGTGCTCGCCGGCGACGTCCTGCTCGACCTCCGTGGCCAGGACGTGCTCCGGCTCGGCCCCGGCGACTCGGCGTACTACCGCGGCGGGACCGGGCACCGATGGTGCAGTGCCGACGGCAGCGCGTTCCA
- a CDS encoding amidohydrolase family protein, translating into MESSLPRRVALLRSALLPDGSLVDVAIDGDTVSDVAPAGTLTADDADTLDLDGRLLLPAPAEPHAHLDKALSADRIRPPLGDLGSAIAAWAAHATTMTVDEIAERARTQALAMLAAGTTAVRTHVDVLSDGGAASVADSLRGAQALVQVRDELADLMDIELVALAGPLAPDEHVEAVLDLGVDLVGGAPHLAEDPLADVDRLLAIAHRRGLGVDLHADESLDGPVTLDHYARVVRDWPRDRQYSAGHCVRLGTLHPERLAEVVADVAAADVGVITLPITNLYLQGWQHPVSTPRGLTAIRALLDAGVRVAAGADNVRDPFNPVGRSDALETASLLVTAGHLTPDEAYAMVSVAARSVLGLPAAGPVVGARADLLAVAATSVTDAVANAPADRIVLSRGRLVARTEVHRTVAAPARTAASPVPTPAPVPVP; encoded by the coding sequence ATGGAGTCGTCACTGCCGCGCCGGGTCGCCCTCCTCCGGTCCGCGCTGCTGCCGGACGGGAGCCTCGTGGACGTCGCGATCGACGGCGACACCGTCAGCGACGTGGCCCCGGCGGGCACGCTCACGGCCGACGACGCGGACACGCTCGACCTCGATGGACGCCTGCTCCTCCCCGCTCCCGCCGAACCACACGCGCACCTGGACAAGGCCCTCAGTGCGGACCGGATCCGACCGCCGCTCGGGGACCTCGGTTCCGCCATCGCGGCCTGGGCCGCACACGCCACGACGATGACCGTCGACGAGATCGCCGAGCGGGCGCGCACCCAGGCACTCGCGATGCTCGCCGCCGGCACGACGGCCGTCCGGACCCACGTCGACGTCCTGAGCGACGGCGGTGCCGCGAGCGTCGCCGACAGTCTCCGAGGCGCACAGGCACTCGTGCAGGTCCGCGACGAGCTCGCCGACCTCATGGACATCGAACTCGTCGCCCTGGCCGGACCGCTCGCGCCCGACGAGCATGTCGAGGCAGTGCTCGACCTCGGCGTGGACCTGGTCGGTGGCGCCCCGCACCTCGCCGAGGACCCCCTGGCCGACGTCGACCGACTCCTCGCCATCGCGCACCGTCGTGGCCTCGGGGTCGACCTGCACGCTGACGAGAGCCTGGACGGACCGGTCACCCTCGACCACTACGCCCGGGTGGTCCGCGACTGGCCGCGGGACCGGCAGTACTCCGCCGGGCACTGCGTCCGGCTCGGCACCCTCCACCCCGAGCGCCTCGCCGAGGTCGTCGCCGACGTGGCCGCCGCCGACGTCGGGGTCATCACGCTGCCGATCACGAACCTCTACCTGCAGGGGTGGCAGCACCCGGTGTCGACGCCGCGGGGCCTGACCGCGATCCGGGCGCTCCTCGACGCCGGGGTCCGGGTGGCCGCCGGCGCCGACAACGTCCGCGACCCGTTCAACCCGGTCGGCCGCAGCGACGCCCTCGAGACCGCGTCCCTCCTCGTCACGGCCGGGCACCTGACGCCGGACGAGGCGTACGCGATGGTGAGCGTCGCCGCCCGGAGCGTGTTGGGCCTCCCGGCCGCCGGTCCCGTCGTCGGGGCACGCGCCGACCTGCTCGCCGTCGCCGCGACGAGCGTCACCGACGCCGTCGCGAACGCCCCCGCCGACCGGATCGTCCTGTCCCGCGGTCGACTCGTCGCCCGCACCGAGGTGCACCGCACCGTCGCCGCTCCCGCCCGGACCGCGGCGTCTCCGGTGCCCACGCCCGCACCCGTCCCCGTTCCCTGA
- a CDS encoding ABC transporter ATP-binding protein, which yields MTTTAPAPVTATDTLLDFRNVEMTFPNGTIALQGVDLTVDRGQFVSVVGPSGCGKSTLLRIASGLETASDGTAGVTADRIGYVFQDATLLPWRSVQGNVELLAELGDVPKAERAAKAAHAIDLVGLNGFESNLPKQLSGGMRMRVSLARSLTLDPELFLFDEPFGALDEITRERLNDELLRLFVEQQFAGLFITHSVSEAVYLSTEVIVMSGRPGSIVGRFDVPFPMPRDPDIRFTPEFAELVGEVSHALREGHR from the coding sequence GTGACCACCACCGCCCCAGCCCCCGTCACCGCGACGGACACGCTGCTCGACTTCCGGAACGTCGAGATGACGTTCCCGAACGGCACGATCGCCCTGCAGGGCGTCGACCTGACCGTCGACCGCGGCCAGTTCGTCTCCGTCGTCGGCCCCTCCGGCTGCGGCAAGTCGACGCTCCTCCGCATCGCGTCCGGACTCGAGACGGCCTCCGACGGCACCGCCGGGGTCACCGCCGACCGGATCGGGTACGTCTTCCAGGACGCCACGCTGCTGCCGTGGCGGAGCGTGCAGGGGAACGTCGAGCTCCTCGCCGAGCTCGGGGACGTGCCGAAGGCCGAGCGGGCGGCGAAGGCGGCGCACGCGATCGACCTGGTCGGGCTGAACGGCTTCGAGTCGAACCTGCCGAAGCAGCTCTCCGGCGGCATGCGGATGCGCGTCTCGCTCGCCCGGTCGCTGACGCTCGACCCGGAGCTGTTCCTGTTCGACGAGCCGTTCGGCGCCCTCGACGAGATCACCCGCGAGCGCCTCAACGACGAGCTCCTCCGCCTGTTCGTCGAGCAGCAGTTCGCCGGGCTGTTCATCACGCACTCCGTGTCCGAGGCGGTCTACCTGTCCACCGAGGTCATCGTGATGTCCGGCCGACCGGGCAGCATCGTCGGCCGGTTCGACGTGCCGTTCCCGATGCCGCGCGACCCCGACATCCGCTTCACCCCCGAGTTCGCCGAACTGGTCGGCGAGGTCTCGCACGCACTCCGGGAAGGACACCGCTGA
- a CDS encoding ABC transporter permease subunit has protein sequence MVTLQEVADARTARATARRSTPRSRRSVTWWQPVVVLAVLIGLWYAAAAYYDHVRGLAFLVPYPHLVLTAIVAPTGMNGAPSTFGSDLWLALGRTTVVSLTGLAFAIVIGVLWAMAMAQAKWLENSLYPYAVVLQCVPILALVPLIGALFGYEFTSRVIVTVMIALFPMVSNTLFGLQSADRAQHELFRLQRASRLARLVKLQVPAALPSIFVGLRTSAGLSVIGAIVGDQFFQRGNPGLGVLIQVTASRLMGPELYATIIIASLYGVAVFLVFGLLGRLVVGRWHDFG, from the coding sequence ATGGTCACGCTGCAGGAGGTCGCGGACGCCCGCACCGCACGCGCCACCGCCCGCCGCTCCACGCCGCGCTCCCGCCGGTCGGTCACCTGGTGGCAGCCCGTCGTCGTGCTCGCGGTGCTCATCGGCCTCTGGTACGCCGCGGCCGCCTACTACGACCACGTGCGGGGCCTGGCGTTCCTCGTGCCGTACCCACACCTCGTGCTCACGGCGATCGTCGCCCCGACCGGGATGAACGGCGCACCCTCGACGTTCGGCAGCGACCTCTGGCTCGCCCTCGGCCGCACCACAGTCGTCTCGCTCACCGGGCTCGCGTTCGCGATCGTCATCGGCGTCCTCTGGGCGATGGCGATGGCGCAGGCGAAGTGGCTCGAGAACTCGCTCTACCCGTACGCAGTCGTGCTGCAGTGCGTGCCGATCCTGGCGCTCGTGCCGCTGATCGGCGCCCTGTTCGGCTACGAGTTCACCAGTCGGGTCATCGTCACGGTCATGATCGCGCTCTTCCCGATGGTGTCGAACACGCTCTTCGGGCTGCAGTCGGCGGACCGTGCGCAGCACGAGCTCTTCCGCCTGCAGCGCGCCAGCCGGCTCGCCCGCCTGGTGAAGCTGCAGGTGCCCGCCGCGCTGCCGTCGATCTTCGTCGGGCTCCGGACCTCGGCCGGCCTGTCGGTCATCGGCGCGATCGTCGGCGACCAGTTCTTCCAGCGCGGCAACCCCGGGCTCGGCGTCCTCATCCAGGTGACGGCATCGCGGCTGATGGGGCCGGAGCTCTACGCGACCATCATCATCGCCTCGCTCTACGGCGTCGCCGTCTTCCTCGTCTTCGGCCTGCTCGGCCGGCTGGTCGTCGGCCGCTGGCACGACTTCGGCTGA
- a CDS encoding ABC transporter substrate-binding protein, whose protein sequence is MRTTTRLGAVTAALTVSAIALTGCASGSATSATTTAATSAATGPAVDLSDVCPATVVVQTDWNPEGEHGHLYQMLGANPAIDASGKTVTGDLVANGKPTGVQLEIRAGGPAIGYSKVSSQMYQDESITLGYVSTDEAVMFSGELPTTAVFAENDQSPMAIMWDPATYPDVDSIESLGKALEENDGVVRYFNDAAYMSYLEQSGILPKSVLDGSYDGTPSKFVSAGGKDAQQGFATAEPYVYKNQVAAWGKKVESALISSTGWNPYPETMSVRSDQMSELEPCLEELVPVMQQADVDYLESPAATNDLITQLVQQYNNGWTYDSKVGAFAAEQMQKRGIATDGDNGYVGDMDEQRMADFIEKATPVFSGSGGSMKKDLAPSDLYTNEFLDDSISLGF, encoded by the coding sequence ATGCGCACCACCACCCGACTCGGCGCTGTCACCGCCGCCCTCACCGTCTCCGCGATCGCCCTGACCGGCTGTGCGAGCGGTTCGGCGACGAGCGCCACCACCACCGCCGCGACGAGCGCGGCCACCGGCCCGGCCGTCGACCTCTCCGACGTCTGCCCCGCGACCGTGGTCGTCCAGACCGACTGGAACCCGGAGGGCGAGCACGGCCACCTGTACCAGATGCTCGGCGCGAACCCGGCGATCGACGCCTCCGGCAAGACCGTCACGGGCGACCTGGTCGCGAACGGCAAGCCGACCGGGGTGCAGCTCGAGATCCGTGCCGGCGGCCCGGCCATCGGCTACTCGAAGGTCAGCTCGCAGATGTACCAGGACGAGTCGATCACCCTCGGCTACGTCTCCACCGACGAAGCGGTCATGTTCTCCGGCGAGCTGCCCACGACGGCGGTCTTCGCCGAGAACGACCAGTCCCCGATGGCGATCATGTGGGACCCGGCGACGTACCCGGACGTCGACAGCATCGAGAGCCTCGGCAAGGCGCTCGAGGAGAACGACGGCGTGGTCCGCTACTTCAACGACGCCGCCTACATGTCGTACCTCGAGCAGTCCGGCATCCTGCCGAAGAGCGTCCTCGACGGCAGCTACGACGGCACCCCGTCGAAGTTCGTCTCGGCCGGCGGCAAGGACGCCCAGCAGGGCTTCGCCACCGCCGAGCCGTACGTGTACAAGAACCAGGTCGCCGCCTGGGGCAAGAAGGTCGAGTCGGCCCTCATCTCGAGCACCGGCTGGAACCCCTACCCCGAGACGATGTCGGTCCGCTCCGACCAGATGTCCGAGCTGGAGCCGTGCCTCGAGGAGCTCGTCCCGGTCATGCAGCAGGCCGACGTGGACTACCTGGAGTCGCCCGCCGCGACGAACGACCTCATCACGCAGCTCGTCCAGCAGTACAACAACGGCTGGACCTACGACTCGAAGGTCGGCGCCTTCGCCGCGGAGCAGATGCAGAAGCGCGGCATCGCCACCGACGGTGACAACGGCTACGTCGGCGACATGGACGAGCAGCGCATGGCCGACTTCATCGAGAAGGCCACGCCCGTCTTCTCCGGCTCCGGCGGGAGCATGAAGAAGGACCTCGCCCCCTCCGACCTGTACACGAACGAGTTCCTGGACGACTCGATCTCGCTCGGCTTCTAG
- a CDS encoding FAD-binding oxidoreductase — MTTVTPTAVPTDPVPPAALEALRTELVDLLGERGVSADERTRTRASVDEATMSPILSEQLPLGLADLVASPASADEIAATLQAAVRHGVPVTTRGKGTGNYGQGIPLHGGLVLDTSRARAVVEVGDGWITAEAGTSMVALEQAAAAAGQQLWMYPSTAQSTIGGFLSGGSGGTGSIAHGSNWQGFVTALDIALPGEPGLRHVEGEEAQPFVHTYGTAGVIARATVRLEPLQDWRALYASFPTFEQALAAVRTLRGLTPVPRLVSADRTEVAATLPTDAAIVAGRASLRGIIDAVTLDEARDLIGLAGGTVEDVREGLQQTTKVSMLSYNHPIWWLKRNTPDTEYFHVEVGGEALIDRIAEVEAVYPGGMLHIEAAHLGPIGMLTAPYTGAEDVYAGYPLLRDLGVRVHSPHQYYVDHGVEELLALKQRTDPDGLLNPGHVIDPSLVHSGGSTASAQPAVPGFGK, encoded by the coding sequence ATGACCACCGTCACCCCCACCGCCGTGCCCACCGACCCCGTCCCGCCCGCCGCACTCGAGGCACTCCGCACCGAACTGGTCGACCTCCTCGGCGAGCGCGGGGTCAGCGCCGACGAACGGACGCGCACACGCGCCTCCGTCGACGAGGCGACAATGAGCCCGATCCTCAGCGAGCAGCTGCCGCTCGGGCTCGCGGACCTCGTCGCTTCCCCCGCGAGCGCCGACGAGATCGCCGCCACCCTGCAGGCCGCCGTCCGACACGGCGTCCCCGTGACCACCCGGGGCAAGGGCACCGGCAACTACGGTCAAGGGATCCCGCTGCACGGCGGCCTGGTGCTCGACACCTCCCGCGCCCGTGCCGTCGTCGAGGTCGGCGACGGCTGGATCACGGCCGAGGCCGGCACGTCGATGGTCGCCCTCGAACAGGCCGCCGCGGCCGCCGGGCAGCAGCTCTGGATGTACCCGTCCACCGCGCAGTCGACCATCGGCGGGTTCCTGTCGGGCGGTTCCGGGGGCACCGGGTCGATCGCGCACGGATCGAACTGGCAGGGCTTCGTCACGGCGCTCGACATCGCGCTGCCCGGTGAGCCCGGCCTGCGCCACGTCGAGGGCGAGGAGGCGCAGCCGTTCGTGCACACGTACGGCACGGCCGGGGTCATCGCCCGCGCGACCGTCCGACTCGAACCGCTGCAGGACTGGCGGGCCCTGTACGCGTCGTTCCCGACGTTCGAGCAGGCGCTCGCAGCCGTGCGCACCCTCCGCGGACTGACCCCGGTGCCGCGTCTCGTCAGCGCCGACCGCACCGAGGTCGCCGCCACCCTGCCGACCGACGCCGCCATCGTCGCCGGCCGTGCCAGCCTCCGCGGCATCATCGACGCGGTCACGCTCGACGAGGCGCGCGACCTGATCGGCCTGGCCGGCGGCACGGTCGAGGACGTCCGCGAGGGACTGCAGCAGACCACGAAGGTGTCGATGCTGTCCTACAACCACCCGATCTGGTGGCTGAAGCGGAACACGCCCGACACCGAGTACTTCCACGTCGAGGTCGGCGGCGAGGCGCTCATCGACCGGATCGCGGAGGTCGAAGCCGTGTACCCCGGCGGCATGCTGCACATCGAGGCGGCGCACCTCGGTCCGATCGGCATGCTCACCGCGCCCTACACCGGCGCCGAGGACGTCTACGCCGGGTACCCGCTGCTCCGCGACCTCGGCGTCCGCGTGCACAGCCCGCACCAGTACTACGTCGACCACGGGGTGGAGGAGCTGCTCGCCCTCAAGCAGCGCACCGACCCGGACGGGCTGCTCAACCCCGGGCACGTCATCGACCCGTCGCTCGTGCACTCCGGTGGGTCGACGGCGTCCGCGCAGCCCGCCGTCCCCGGGTTCGGCAAGTGA
- a CDS encoding creatininase family protein, which produces MSGAVGTSTGTRKLAELSGPAVAAGFTADTIVVQPTGAVEHHGPHLPLLTDFLLADHIGGAAVERAAAEGLDVWQLPTLAFTKSDEHSWAPGTVWLDADTMFDTVVQIGRAVALTGAGTLVFANGHGGNAALLQVALREIRKRSGLKTFLMPTLARVPGPDGEDADERGLGIHGGAAETSMILHLRPDLVDMTLADRWVPDHLADFEKIAFNGGPVSFGWLSDDFGPAGVVGDATRASRSYGAALWEHSLAEAVASLHEIARFDPAGPR; this is translated from the coding sequence GTGAGCGGCGCGGTCGGCACGTCCACCGGCACCCGCAAGCTCGCCGAACTCTCCGGACCGGCCGTCGCCGCCGGTTTCACGGCCGACACGATCGTCGTCCAGCCGACCGGGGCCGTCGAGCACCACGGCCCACACCTGCCGCTGCTCACCGACTTCCTGCTCGCCGACCACATCGGCGGTGCCGCGGTCGAACGAGCGGCAGCGGAGGGACTCGACGTCTGGCAGCTCCCGACGCTCGCGTTCACGAAGTCGGACGAGCACAGCTGGGCGCCCGGCACCGTCTGGCTCGACGCCGACACGATGTTCGACACCGTCGTGCAGATCGGGCGGGCCGTCGCGCTGACCGGCGCCGGCACGCTGGTGTTCGCGAACGGGCACGGCGGGAACGCGGCCCTGCTGCAGGTCGCCCTCCGCGAGATCCGGAAGCGCTCCGGGTTGAAGACGTTCCTCATGCCGACCCTGGCCCGCGTGCCGGGGCCGGACGGCGAGGACGCCGACGAACGCGGCCTCGGCATCCACGGCGGAGCGGCCGAGACGTCGATGATCCTGCACCTGCGCCCGGACCTCGTCGACATGACGCTCGCCGACCGGTGGGTGCCGGACCACCTGGCGGACTTCGAGAAGATCGCGTTCAACGGCGGCCCGGTGTCGTTCGGCTGGTTGTCGGACGACTTCGGGCCGGCCGGGGTCGTCGGGGACGCGACCCGCGCCTCCCGGTCCTACGGCGCCGCACTGTGGGAGCACTCCCTCGCCGAGGCGGTGGCCTCGCTGCACGAGATCGCCCGCTTCGACCCCGCCGGTCCGCGGTGA
- a CDS encoding pyridoxamine 5'-phosphate oxidase family protein: MTTLPGQATAAVDGPSPADPLELAAAWLPADGSAPGPTMTLSTIGLDGYPSARTVLLSRFDGQRLHFHTDTRSRKAAELAAAPRACVTIVWPEAARQLVVTGDVAPVTDREARLAYSARTRYLQVLAWVNDTDLAAETAAARRQRWAAFDAERGERPLEPPTTWGGYAVTPRRMLFWRGATDGPSNRLAYERRSDGSWRLEAWPG, translated from the coding sequence GTGACCACGCTGCCGGGCCAGGCCACGGCAGCCGTCGACGGACCGTCGCCCGCGGACCCGCTCGAGCTCGCCGCGGCCTGGCTGCCGGCCGACGGATCGGCACCGGGGCCGACGATGACCCTGTCGACGATCGGGCTGGACGGCTACCCGTCCGCCCGCACCGTCCTGCTGTCCCGGTTCGACGGACAGCGCCTGCACTTCCACACCGACACCCGGAGCCGGAAGGCGGCCGAACTGGCGGCCGCTCCTCGGGCCTGCGTGACGATCGTCTGGCCGGAGGCGGCGCGCCAGCTCGTCGTCACCGGCGACGTCGCGCCGGTCACCGACCGGGAGGCCCGGCTCGCCTACTCCGCACGCACCCGGTATCTGCAGGTGCTCGCCTGGGTGAACGACACCGACCTCGCGGCCGAGACCGCCGCGGCTCGCCGGCAGCGATGGGCGGCGTTCGACGCCGAGCGCGGCGAGCGCCCGCTCGAGCCGCCGACGACGTGGGGCGGGTACGCGGTGACCCCGCGGCGGATGCTGTTCTGGCGGGGCGCGACGGACGGGCCGAGCAACCGCCTCGCCTACGAGCGGCGGTCGGACGGGTCGTGGCGGCTCGAGGCGTGGCCGGGGTGA
- a CDS encoding ornithine decarboxylase: protein MPEDLDHTVAPILDALRDHHAVNRYSFSPPGHRQGRGVDTETLSVLGTDPFRNDVLASGGLDDRTSSNGYLARAEALMADAVGADRVFFSTCGSSLSVKAAMLSVAGIEGGILMGRDAHKSVTAGLVFSGLQPYWVEPRVDADQGISHPPSAEDYAAVWDAHPDAAAAVVVSPTPYGTCADIEGIAAVCHERGKPLIVDEAWGAHLPFSDQLPTWAMSAGADVCVTSVHKMGLGFEQGSVLHVRGDLVDHDHLWACADMLMTTSPNVLVYAAMDGWRRHMVQDGAERIARAIELADRTRERIDGIDGISVLHDELLHAEASHELDPMRMLLDIQPLGITGYHALDWIRQHHQIDLGLSDHRHLGIDISVADDDFTTDRLVDALEALAAAAPGLDQDPPVRLPDRSGILLESVVTPREAFFAPAEPVPAAEAVGRIAAEQATPYPPGIPAYVPGERLTAEVVDYLRSGLEAGMVLPDPTDGSLGTIRVMRDVR from the coding sequence ATGCCCGAAGACCTCGACCACACCGTCGCCCCGATCCTCGACGCCCTGCGGGACCACCACGCGGTGAACCGGTACAGCTTCTCGCCGCCCGGGCACCGCCAGGGTCGTGGCGTGGACACCGAGACCCTGTCGGTGCTCGGCACGGACCCGTTCCGCAACGACGTGCTCGCGAGCGGCGGCCTCGACGACCGGACGTCGTCGAACGGGTACCTCGCGCGCGCCGAGGCCCTGATGGCCGACGCCGTGGGAGCGGATCGCGTCTTCTTCTCGACGTGCGGGAGCTCCCTGTCCGTGAAGGCGGCGATGCTCTCGGTCGCGGGCATCGAGGGGGGCATCCTGATGGGTCGCGACGCCCACAAGTCGGTCACGGCGGGACTGGTGTTCTCCGGGCTCCAGCCGTACTGGGTGGAACCGCGGGTCGACGCCGACCAGGGCATCTCGCACCCGCCGTCGGCCGAGGACTACGCCGCGGTGTGGGACGCCCACCCCGACGCGGCTGCCGCGGTCGTCGTCAGCCCGACGCCGTACGGGACGTGCGCCGACATCGAGGGCATCGCCGCGGTCTGCCACGAGCGCGGCAAGCCCCTCATCGTCGACGAGGCGTGGGGTGCGCACCTGCCGTTCTCCGACCAGCTGCCCACCTGGGCGATGAGCGCGGGCGCGGACGTCTGCGTCACGAGTGTGCACAAGATGGGGCTCGGGTTCGAGCAGGGCTCGGTGTTGCACGTGCGTGGTGACCTGGTCGACCACGACCACCTGTGGGCCTGCGCGGACATGCTCATGACGACCAGCCCGAACGTGCTCGTCTACGCCGCGATGGACGGCTGGCGGCGACACATGGTGCAGGACGGTGCCGAGCGGATCGCGCGTGCGATCGAACTCGCGGACCGCACCCGGGAGCGCATCGACGGCATCGACGGGATCAGCGTGCTGCACGACGAGCTGCTGCACGCCGAGGCGTCACACGAGCTCGACCCGATGCGCATGCTGCTCGACATCCAGCCGCTCGGGATCACCGGGTACCACGCCCTCGACTGGATCCGGCAGCACCACCAGATCGATCTGGGGCTGTCCGACCACCGGCACCTCGGGATCGACATCTCGGTCGCCGACGACGACTTCACCACCGACCGGCTCGTCGACGCGCTCGAGGCCCTCGCCGCCGCTGCACCCGGACTCGACCAGGACCCTCCGGTACGGTTGCCGGACCGCTCGGGCATCCTGCTCGAGTCGGTGGTCACGCCGCGCGAGGCGTTCTTCGCCCCCGCCGAGCCCGTCCCGGCAGCGGAGGCGGTGGGACGCATCGCGGCGGAACAGGCGACGCCCTACCCGCCCGGCATCCCCGCGTACGTGCCGGGGGAGCGGCTGACCGCCGAGGTGGTCGACTACCTGCGGAGCGGGCTCGAGGCCGGCATGGTCCTGCCGGACCCGACCGACGGCAGCCTCGGCACGATCCGCGTGATGCGTGACGTCCGGTAG
- a CDS encoding dienelactone hydrolase family protein, whose product MTTIDDVLSTVPEPAGADIRVERVDYVHEDAPLQGVLAKDAAVAGPRPAVLVVHDWHGVNEHVEARVTMLARLGYVAFGADVYGAGVRPADDTAAEVAGRFYGDNALFRARLLAGLDRLLEDPDVDASRVVVMGYCFGGTGALELARTGAALAGAVSFHGGLITHDPSDAHEVRAKLLVLTGGSDPVVPDEAVHAWQDEMRGAPEVDWQVVTYADAMHAFAVPGTDAPDHGAQYQERADRRSWRALQVFLAEVFDEEPTLA is encoded by the coding sequence GTGACCACCATCGATGACGTCCTCTCCACCGTCCCCGAACCCGCCGGCGCGGACATCCGCGTCGAGCGCGTCGACTACGTCCACGAGGACGCGCCCCTGCAGGGTGTGCTCGCGAAGGACGCCGCCGTCGCCGGACCGCGCCCCGCCGTGCTCGTCGTGCACGACTGGCACGGGGTGAACGAACACGTCGAGGCGCGGGTGACGATGCTCGCCCGGCTCGGCTACGTCGCCTTCGGCGCGGACGTCTACGGCGCCGGCGTCCGCCCCGCCGACGACACCGCGGCCGAGGTGGCCGGCCGGTTCTACGGCGACAACGCGCTCTTCCGTGCGCGCCTGCTCGCGGGCCTGGACCGACTGCTCGAAGACCCCGACGTCGACGCCTCGCGGGTCGTCGTGATGGGCTACTGCTTCGGCGGCACCGGCGCCCTGGAACTCGCCCGCACCGGTGCCGCGCTGGCCGGGGCGGTGTCGTTCCACGGCGGGCTCATCACGCACGACCCCTCGGACGCGCACGAGGTCCGCGCGAAGCTCCTCGTGCTCACCGGCGGGTCCGACCCCGTCGTTCCGGACGAGGCCGTGCACGCCTGGCAGGACGAGATGCGCGGTGCGCCCGAGGTCGACTGGCAGGTCGTCACCTACGCCGACGCGATGCACGCCTTCGCGGTGCCCGGCACCGATGCCCCCGACCACGGCGCGCAGTACCAGGAGCGTGCGGACCGCCGGTCGTGGCGGGCGCTGCAGGTGTTCCTGGCCGAGGTGTTCGACGAGGAACCGACGCTCGCCTGA